GCTTTGATCCAAGAATATAATGTAGTTGGTCTAGACATAAGGCGCCTTTGCTGTAAGCCCCCATGCCATAAGCCTTGTTGGTTCTGAAATGATCAGAATGGGTTGAAAGTGGCTCTTCCAGTCCACTCATAGAAAAAGTAGTGAAATTGTCTCTGTTTTCTTTATGGGGAGTAGGACTAGGGATTCCGGGAATAAGTTTCTTTGATTTTAAATAATTCATCGTTTCTTCTTCAGCATAAGATGTAAAGCCTTCATCCATCCATGCGTACAAACTTTCATTTGTAGCCAATACGGCTTGAAACCAACTGTGCATCAATTCATGAATCGTTACGCCTACCAGACTTATCAATGGACGGTTGCCTGTTATGAGTGTTGCCATTGGATATTCCATGCCTCCATCACCACCTTGAATAATGGCATACTTAGGATAGGGATAAGGACCGTATTTGGATTCAATAAATTCAAAGGCTTTATCAACAATATGGGCAAGCTGTTCCCAGGATTCTTTGGAGCTGGGGTCATTTTTATAGTAACTCTCTAAAAGGACTCCATTTGAGCAAGTATGTGATTGATAAATATATTCAGGATCTGCAGCCCAAACAAAATCATGCACATCCTCAGCTTTTATAATCCATTCAAGTTTGGCATCGCCATTTGTATTCAAAGGTTTATTACAGGCACCCTGACCAGGATTTTGAAGTACACCCGTAAAGCCCAGACAATAACTTTGATTAATCTTGATTTGTACTTTATAATCAGCAAATATTCCATAAAATTCTCGAGCTATATATGGATCTGTATGCCAGCCATGAGCATCATATTGGCAAAGTTTCGGATACCATTGAGCCATAGAATAATCAATACCTTCCTTGTTGTTTCTTCCGCTTCTTCTGATTTGTACAGGAACCTGAGCATTGTATTGTAATTCGATAACGATACTATCACCGGGGATACAAGTTTCGTACAGTTTGGCAATTAAGAGAGTCCCCTCCACTTTATAATTTATTTCTTTTTTAAATTGTTTCATTTTTTGAATTTGAATAAATCCAAATTCAGATGGGCTCAATTTAGAAATGCGTTGCCCGATTCTAGCATCCGGATCCGGTAAAGTTCTGGAACGAATATCCATATCACTACCTGGTTGAAATGCGTTAAAGTACAGATGAAAAAACAATTCAAATAAGGTATCCGGACTGTTATTATATAAAATTGTACGTTGGGTTGCAGTATAGCTATGATTTGTTGTATTCATTTCCAGATCAATATCATAACTTGCTCGCATTTGCCAACAATGGCTTTGGCTTTTAACTAATGAAGAAAAGCTGAGTGCTAAAATGATAATAATAAGTGTCCTCATATTTTATAAGAGATATTTAGTTTTTTAATATTTGAAATAAGTTTCGTTTGGAGAAGTATCCAATATAGTACACAAGCACAAATGATTAATTCTACGAAGGAGGTCAACAGACTAATTTTTATGGATTCTAAATTTAAAGACTCATTTATAAAATATTTTGATGGGGACAATGCTAAGGCAGCTAAATTATTTGTGAAATGAATCGCTATCGGGACCGTAATCCCGTCGCTTAATACAGTAAATATACTTAGTATGATGGATACTAAAAAGTAATAGATCAAAACGAGAAATGAGTCAAAAATACTTAGACCTTCGGCTGTATAATGTATAGCGGCAAAGAGTGCGCCAGATAAAATAAATGTGATCCGGAGATCCTTAAATATGAGGTAGAATTGCTGCAACAAATAAGCTCTGAAGAATAATTCTTCAAACAGAACCCATGTAAAAACACTCACGCCGACCAAAAGATTTAAAGAACTGATTTCAAAGGGAAACTCATTAATTTCAAGCCCAAACCATTTAGCTTGAATTTGTGAACTGCTATATAATAAGGTTCCATAGATCAATACGGTCAGGATTATTGATTTTAAAGCAAAAGCATTTGAACCTATGATCCATTGTGATGGCGAAATCTTGTGGAAGAACTTAATACTAAACAGGAGCGACACTATACAAAACGTATAAAATATTGAATTCTTTAATTGAGCATCGTCTGAAAATCCAAGGCTATTGAGCTCAGCAAATATGAAATTCAGCAAAATTTTTATGAAGATGATCAAAGGGATCAAGCAAAACAAAGCAAGCAGGAGAATTGCTTTGCCATATAGGCCCGACTTTGCTTGATTTAAAAACGAGTAGGCTTCGCTTGGATTCATACAGCAAAAGTATTGAATTGAGTCTATTAGCTGGAGAGGCAAAAATGATGTAATTTTGTTTGTGAACTTAATATCCTAGAATGCAATCACTAAAATTAATCGCAGGTTTATCTATTATATTGATTATGAGCAGGTTGGTTCCTCATGCTCCAAATTTTACAGCTACCTTGGCGAGTTTGATTTTTTCGGCTTTAATATTTCGAAAATACATTTTTTGGCTTTTCTTGCTATTCGCCTATTGGGTTTCGGACCTTGCACTCAACAATAGTCTATTCTTAAAAACTGAATTTACCTGGTTTACATCAGGAATAGAATATCTGGTCATCATTTACACTTTGATTTATGTTTTGCTTGTTAAGTTTGGAAAACAGATGAGTGCTCCGATACCTGTATTCGTTACTTCAATATCTTGTTCAGTTCTGTTTTTCATATTTAGTAATTTATCTGTATGGATGAATTCGAGTTTGTACTCAAAGGATATAACTGGAATCATGGAATGTTATGTTGCTGCGATCCCGTTTTTTGGCAATGAAGTTGCAGGCACTTTGTTTTATTGTTCCATCTTTTTTGCTGCCTATTGGTTAATGCAGCCAAGTCTTCAAACAAATGAAATTAAAAGTGGAGCCAGATCTTAGTCAAGAATCTGAAATTGCATTCAGCAATGCTGATTTTTACGAAGAAGAAGGTAAAATTGTATTTACTGAAACTTACCATTTAAAGCGTGGATACTGTTGCCAATCCGGATGCAGACATTGTCCATATTCGAAATGAATATTTGTAATAGATCATTTATGAGAATGGATAGGATTATTCCTAAAATGTTAAATAATTAAGGTAGCCAATAATTCTCCTCCTTTTGATCTTCCTTGCATAAATACCGGGAGTACACAAACAAAAAGTCAGACAATCGATTTAAATAAATGATGATAGATGGATCAACAGATTCATGTGTCGCTAAGCTCACAACCCTTCTTTCTGCCCTTCTGCAAACAGTTCTGCAAACATGAGCCTGAGAAGCTCTTGCTCCACCTCCCGGGAGCACGAAATGTTGAAGAGGATCCAATTGTTTTTCCAAAGTATCCATAAAATGCTCAAGATGTTTTTCGTAATCTTGAATCAGTGGTGGTAGTT
The genomic region above belongs to Saprospiraceae bacterium and contains:
- a CDS encoding M1 family metallopeptidase, which translates into the protein MRTLIIIILALSFSSLVKSQSHCWQMRASYDIDLEMNTTNHSYTATQRTILYNNSPDTLFELFFHLYFNAFQPGSDMDIRSRTLPDPDARIGQRISKLSPSEFGFIQIQKMKQFKKEINYKVEGTLLIAKLYETCIPGDSIVIELQYNAQVPVQIRRSGRNNKEGIDYSMAQWYPKLCQYDAHGWHTDPYIAREFYGIFADYKVQIKINQSYCLGFTGVLQNPGQGACNKPLNTNGDAKLEWIIKAEDVHDFVWAADPEYIYQSHTCSNGVLLESYYKNDPSSKESWEQLAHIVDKAFEFIESKYGPYPYPKYAIIQGGDGGMEYPMATLITGNRPLISLVGVTIHELMHSWFQAVLATNESLYAWMDEGFTSYAEEETMNYLKSKKLIPGIPSPTPHKENRDNFTTFSMSGLEEPLSTHSDHFRTNKAYGMGAYSKGALCLDQLHYILGSKLFDEAMLKYYWTWRFKHPTPNDFFRVLEKTSKIQLDWFQKYFTETTKTIDYGVDSVYTSESKTICRLVRFGEFPMPVELELTKTDGTKMSYYIPLNLMRGCKIFDKSEKVQMQPAWSWVNPYYELSLNISLNEIKQICINATHELADIDVSNDCSLLQTAE
- a CDS encoding CPBP family intramembrane metalloprotease; translation: MNPSEAYSFLNQAKSGLYGKAILLLALFCLIPLIIFIKILLNFIFAELNSLGFSDDAQLKNSIFYTFCIVSLLFSIKFFHKISPSQWIIGSNAFALKSIILTVLIYGTLLYSSSQIQAKWFGLEINEFPFEISSLNLLVGVSVFTWVLFEELFFRAYLLQQFYLIFKDLRITFILSGALFAAIHYTAEGLSIFDSFLVLIYYFLVSIILSIFTVLSDGITVPIAIHFTNNLAALALSPSKYFINESLNLESIKISLLTSFVELIICACVLYWILLQTKLISNIKKLNISYKI
- a CDS encoding cob(I)yrinic acid a,c-diamide adenosyltransferase → MKIYTKTGDFGETSLFGGKRISKDDIRIEAYGTVDELNSHLGVLLSGINDPIWVVRWKEIQSYLFVIGSHLATDAQNISNKLPPLIQDYEKHLEHFMDTLEKQLDPLQHFVLPGGGARASQAHVCRTVCRRAERRVVSLATHESVDPSIIIYLNRLSDFLFVYSRYLCKEDQKEENYWLP